Proteins from a genomic interval of Microbacterium phyllosphaerae:
- a CDS encoding FAS1-like dehydratase domain-containing protein: protein MAVNQDLVGREFPPTSPYLVGREKVREFARAVFADAPQHTDVEAARAAGFDDVVAPPTFAMVIQDHTLQQLLAEPDSGIVLARTIHAEQKFTYTRPIVAGDELTGRLRVTGIRMMGGNAMITSEAEITDAAGEHVVTATSVLLVGAEEGAA from the coding sequence GTGGCAGTGAACCAAGATCTGGTCGGCCGGGAGTTCCCGCCGACGTCCCCCTACCTCGTCGGCCGCGAGAAGGTGCGCGAGTTCGCGCGCGCCGTCTTCGCCGATGCTCCGCAGCACACCGACGTCGAGGCCGCTCGTGCGGCGGGCTTCGACGACGTCGTGGCGCCGCCGACCTTCGCGATGGTCATCCAGGACCACACGCTGCAGCAGCTGCTCGCCGAACCGGATTCGGGCATCGTGCTGGCACGGACGATCCACGCCGAGCAGAAGTTCACGTACACCCGGCCGATCGTGGCGGGCGACGAGCTCACGGGTCGGCTGCGGGTGACCGGCATCCGCATGATGGGCGGCAACGCCATGATCACCAGCGAGGCCGAGATCACGGATGCCGCCGGCGAGCACGTCGTCACCGCCACCAGCGTGCTGCTGGTCGGCGCCGAAGAAGGAGCCGCGTGA
- a CDS encoding sulfite exporter TauE/SafE family protein, producing MTDAETLSRGPRAYTAFIGIGLIAGLLSGLFGVGGGTVIVPLLVLFLHFNQRLGAGTSLAAIVPTATVGVVSYAINGSVAWIPALILAAGSVVGAQIGTRLLPKISQTVLRWFFVGFLVIVIVSLFLVVPSRDAEFELQLLNGLALLVVGVGTGILAGLIGVGGGVIVVPVLMLAFGTSDLVAKGTSLLMMIPTAISGTIGNLRNRNVDLLAAAIVGISACTTTALGAWLATLIDPVVGNMLFAAYLVVIAVQMAMKAIKGRKKKD from the coding sequence GTGACTGATGCAGAGACCCTGAGCAGAGGGCCTCGCGCCTACACCGCCTTCATCGGCATCGGCCTGATCGCAGGCCTCCTCTCCGGACTCTTCGGCGTGGGTGGCGGCACGGTGATCGTCCCGCTGCTCGTGCTGTTCCTGCACTTCAACCAGCGTCTCGGCGCGGGCACGTCGCTCGCGGCGATCGTCCCCACTGCGACGGTCGGCGTCGTGTCCTATGCGATCAACGGCTCGGTGGCCTGGATCCCCGCACTGATCCTCGCGGCAGGCTCGGTGGTCGGCGCCCAGATCGGCACCCGGCTGCTGCCGAAGATCTCGCAGACCGTGCTGCGATGGTTCTTCGTGGGCTTCCTCGTGATCGTGATCGTGAGTCTGTTCCTGGTGGTCCCGTCGCGGGACGCCGAGTTCGAGCTGCAGCTGCTCAACGGGCTCGCCCTGCTCGTGGTCGGCGTCGGCACCGGCATCCTCGCCGGGCTGATCGGCGTCGGCGGGGGAGTGATCGTCGTGCCCGTGCTGATGCTCGCGTTCGGCACGAGCGACCTCGTGGCCAAGGGCACGTCGCTGCTCATGATGATCCCCACCGCCATCTCCGGCACGATCGGCAACCTCCGCAACCGCAACGTCGACCTCCTCGCCGCGGCGATCGTCGGGATCTCGGCGTGCACGACCACGGCCCTCGGAGCGTGGCTCGCGACCCTCATCGACCCGGTGGTGGGCAACATGCTGTTCGCGGCATACCTCGTGGTCATCGCCGTGCAGATGGCCATGAAGGCGATCAAGGGTCGCAAGAAGAAGGACTGA